The following are encoded together in the Cerasicoccus sp. TK19100 genome:
- the rplR gene encoding 50S ribosomal protein L18 gives MKLAEKLRLNRQKRRWRIRKRVVGTAERPRLTVTFTNQHIHAQCIDDYEQKTIVSASTLAKDVRDQKLKPNVEGATTLGKLIGEKAKGAGVEKVVFDRAGRRYHGCLKAFADAAREAGLNF, from the coding sequence ATGAAACTTGCAGAAAAACTTCGTTTAAACCGCCAAAAACGCCGCTGGCGCATTCGCAAGCGCGTGGTGGGAACGGCTGAGCGCCCCCGCCTGACGGTTACCTTCACCAACCAGCACATCCATGCCCAGTGCATCGACGACTATGAGCAAAAGACCATTGTTTCGGCTTCCACTTTGGCCAAGGATGTTCGCGACCAGAAACTCAAGCCCAACGTCGAAGGCGCTACCACACTCGGTAAGCTAATCGGCGAAAAGGCCAAGGGTGCCGGCGTCGAGAAGGTTGTCTTCGACCGCGCAGGCCGCCGCTACCATGGCTGCCTGAAGGCTTTCGCTGACGCCGCTCGCGAAGCCGGCCTTAACTTCTAA
- the rpsD gene encoding 30S ribosomal protein S4, with amino-acid sequence MARYTGPTTRINRRFGQAIYAPNKAFERKPYLPGQHGPRLRRKQSDYAIGLNEKQKLRYMFGLTEKQFRLTFAKAKNQKGVTGEIFLSLLETRLDNVVYRLGLAKTRRAARQFVNHGHIKVNGHKVDIPSYATKPGDVIEVRERTSSRQLATRCLEETQFRTVPAWMTMERDAIRGTVSREPAVDEMEQDINLQIIVEYYSR; translated from the coding sequence ATGGCTCGTTATACCGGACCAACAACACGCATCAACCGCCGTTTTGGCCAGGCGATCTACGCCCCCAATAAGGCATTTGAGCGCAAGCCGTACCTCCCTGGACAACACGGACCACGCCTGCGCCGCAAACAATCCGATTACGCAATCGGTCTGAACGAGAAGCAGAAGCTTCGCTACATGTTCGGCCTGACGGAAAAGCAATTCCGCCTTACCTTCGCCAAGGCGAAGAATCAAAAGGGTGTTACGGGTGAAATTTTCCTGAGCTTGCTCGAAACCCGCCTCGACAACGTGGTTTACCGCCTTGGTTTGGCGAAGACCCGTCGTGCAGCCCGTCAGTTTGTCAACCACGGCCACATCAAGGTGAACGGCCACAAGGTGGACATCCCCAGCTACGCAACCAAGCCCGGTGACGTGATTGAAGTGCGCGAGCGCACCTCTTCCCGCCAGTTGGCCACCCGTTGCCTGGAGGAAACCCAGTTTCGCACGGTACCAGCCTGGATGACGATGGAGCGCGACGCGATTCGCGGCACCGTCAGCCGGGAACCGGCCGTCGACGAGATGGAGCAGGACATCAACCTGCAGATCATCGTCGAATACTACAGCCGATAA
- a CDS encoding DNA-directed RNA polymerase subunit alpha: MSTVEEAPATDTNFTSRTKRLGKFELPKRLVKDESTATDTYAQFTAEPFETGYGHTIGNSLRRILLSSIEGAAFSSVKIDNVDHEFQSLEGVVEDITDIVLNLKKVLLVSHKREPVKLLLDVNKEGAVTAGDIKPDSNVEVLNPEQVICTLDKPMRFLAEFEVRVGRGYATAEQNKPEEQLIGLIPIDSLFSPVRLVKYHVEQTRVGQMTDYDKLILEVTTDGRVTPDDALKESAAILRHHLDVFDQVSKETVEFDHETKEISEEQNRLRKLLNMSVNEIELSVRAANCLNNANITTVGELAMKSEQEMLKYRNFGKKSLNEIKAKLEQLGLSLGMKLDERLLEGIGE; the protein is encoded by the coding sequence ATGAGCACTGTCGAAGAAGCACCAGCCACCGACACTAATTTCACCTCGCGCACCAAGCGCTTGGGCAAGTTCGAGCTGCCGAAACGTCTCGTTAAAGACGAGTCGACGGCAACGGACACCTATGCGCAGTTTACCGCAGAGCCGTTTGAAACCGGCTATGGCCACACCATTGGCAACAGCCTGCGTCGCATCCTGCTGAGCTCCATCGAAGGCGCTGCCTTCAGCTCGGTCAAGATCGACAATGTCGACCACGAATTCCAAAGCCTTGAAGGCGTCGTTGAAGACATCACTGACATCGTCCTGAACCTCAAGAAGGTTCTCCTCGTTTCCCACAAGCGCGAGCCCGTGAAGCTCCTGCTCGACGTGAACAAGGAAGGTGCCGTTACCGCTGGTGACATCAAGCCGGACAGCAATGTCGAAGTCCTCAACCCGGAACAGGTCATTTGCACGCTGGACAAGCCCATGCGTTTCCTGGCCGAGTTTGAAGTTCGCGTCGGTCGTGGTTATGCCACTGCCGAGCAGAACAAGCCGGAAGAGCAACTCATCGGCCTTATTCCGATTGATTCCCTTTTCAGCCCGGTTCGCCTCGTGAAGTATCACGTGGAGCAGACCCGCGTTGGCCAAATGACCGACTATGACAAGCTGATCCTCGAGGTCACTACGGATGGTCGCGTCACTCCGGACGATGCACTGAAGGAATCCGCCGCGATCCTGCGTCACCACCTCGACGTGTTTGACCAGGTCAGCAAGGAAACCGTTGAGTTCGACCACGAGACCAAGGAGATCAGCGAAGAGCAGAACCGTCTGCGCAAGCTGCTCAACATGTCCGTGAACGAAATCGAGCTCTCCGTCCGCGCCGCAAACTGCCTCAACAACGCGAACATCACGACCGTTGGCGAGCTGGCGATGAAGTCCGAGCAAGAAATGCTCAAGTACCGCAACTTCGGTAAGAAGTCGCTTAACGAAATTAAGGCAAAGCTGGAGCAGCTCGGCCTGTCCCTGGGGATGAAGCTCGACGAGCGCCTGTTGGAAGGCATCGGCGAATAA
- the secY gene encoding preprotein translocase subunit SecY — protein MSNAFVNCFKIPELRSKILFTLGMIFIARVGANIPLPGIDPRPLQRFFEEAADAGLFGLYNMFTGGALLNGAVFALGIMPYISASIILQLMGAVVPTLARLQQEGETGRQKITQYTRYLTIAIALVQSILLNLTLLRNPGEFFQGFSVEQYGSIVLIDPTWFLITSTIFLTAGTVLLMWIGEQITQRGIGNGISLLITIGILADLPSAVMFAYDGLTAGAGAAVKISLAQFAAMMIFLVAVIAGIVAVTQATRKIPVQYAKRMVGRRVMGGQSSFLPLKVNYAGVMPVIFASAILMFPTYLLGALAGATGQDFFRDIGAWLSPDHWFYYVFYSMLIMGFSYFWVSIMFKPIQIADELKRNGGYIPGVRPGDPTAKFLDFVMTRLTLAGAIFLTVIAILPLIIGEWLKIPWKVTQFFGGTGTLIAVGVTLDTMRQIETHLLNRHYDGFLKKGKARNRSKSRTRQLVDVSEVKTMNVGWLWTACGVLLVVGIVSWVLLEFDIVK, from the coding sequence ATGTCCAACGCTTTCGTCAACTGCTTTAAAATTCCCGAACTGAGGAGTAAGATCCTCTTTACGTTAGGGATGATCTTCATTGCCCGTGTTGGGGCGAATATTCCGTTGCCCGGCATCGACCCGCGACCGCTCCAGCGGTTCTTCGAGGAAGCTGCCGACGCCGGACTATTTGGCCTGTACAACATGTTTACCGGGGGCGCGCTGTTGAACGGTGCGGTCTTTGCGCTGGGCATCATGCCCTACATCAGCGCATCGATTATCCTGCAGCTGATGGGAGCCGTCGTGCCGACGCTCGCGCGCTTGCAGCAGGAGGGCGAGACCGGCCGGCAGAAGATCACGCAGTACACCCGTTACTTGACGATCGCCATTGCGCTCGTGCAGTCGATCCTGCTGAACCTGACCTTGCTCCGCAATCCGGGCGAGTTCTTCCAAGGGTTCTCAGTGGAGCAATACGGCAGCATTGTGTTGATCGACCCGACCTGGTTTTTGATTACGTCCACCATCTTCCTGACCGCGGGCACCGTCCTGCTCATGTGGATTGGTGAGCAGATCACGCAGCGCGGTATTGGTAACGGTATTTCTCTTTTGATCACGATCGGCATTTTGGCCGACTTGCCATCGGCAGTCATGTTCGCCTATGACGGCCTGACGGCTGGCGCGGGTGCTGCGGTGAAGATTTCCCTGGCGCAGTTTGCGGCCATGATGATCTTCCTGGTCGCGGTGATCGCGGGCATCGTTGCGGTGACGCAGGCGACGCGAAAAATCCCCGTCCAATACGCCAAGCGGATGGTCGGGCGACGCGTGATGGGCGGCCAGAGTTCATTCCTGCCGCTCAAGGTGAACTACGCCGGTGTGATGCCGGTCATCTTCGCCAGTGCGATTCTGATGTTCCCGACCTACCTGCTCGGCGCACTTGCCGGGGCAACGGGGCAGGACTTCTTCCGCGACATTGGTGCCTGGCTCAGCCCGGATCACTGGTTCTACTATGTGTTCTACTCGATGCTGATCATGGGCTTCTCGTATTTCTGGGTCTCCATCATGTTCAAGCCGATCCAGATTGCGGACGAGCTGAAGCGCAATGGCGGCTACATCCCTGGCGTTCGCCCGGGTGACCCCACCGCGAAGTTCCTCGACTTTGTGATGACGCGCCTCACCTTGGCGGGTGCCATCTTCCTGACGGTCATTGCGATCCTGCCACTTATCATCGGTGAATGGCTGAAAATTCCGTGGAAGGTTACCCAATTCTTTGGTGGCACCGGCACGCTGATCGCCGTTGGTGTGACGCTCGACACGATGCGCCAGATTGAAACGCACCTGCTCAACCGCCACTACGACGGCTTCCTGAAGAAGGGCAAGGCGCGCAACCGCTCCAAGTCCCGCACGCGTCAATTGGTGGACGTATCCGAAGTCAAGACGATGAACGTCGGCTGGCTCTGGACCGCATGTGGCGTCCTATTGGTTGTCGGCATCGTATCGTGGGTGCTGCTCGAATTTGACATTGTAAAGTAA
- the rplQ gene encoding 50S ribosomal protein L17 has translation MRHRSHRHSLGVKKEHREALMANLAAALFRHGRIETTLAKAKALRPFAEKIITLAKKAAATDDASRKLHYRRQAIAKVRDKAAVKALFDERVNEFVNRKGGYVRIYKLIQRESDGASMGIIELISGDDEGYTKSKRAKKPAAKKEKAEKPAEEAPVAVEEAPAAEEAAAEGDASSEEEKKD, from the coding sequence ATGCGTCACCGTTCACACCGTCACAGCCTCGGCGTCAAGAAGGAGCACCGTGAAGCTCTCATGGCCAACCTCGCCGCAGCGCTCTTCCGCCACGGCCGTATCGAGACCACCCTGGCCAAGGCCAAGGCTCTCCGTCCGTTCGCCGAAAAGATCATCACCCTCGCCAAGAAGGCAGCCGCTACCGACGACGCCAGCCGCAAGCTGCACTACCGTCGCCAGGCGATCGCCAAGGTGCGCGACAAGGCAGCCGTCAAGGCTCTCTTCGACGAGCGCGTTAACGAATTCGTTAACCGCAAGGGTGGTTACGTCCGCATTTACAAGCTGATCCAGCGCGAGAGCGATGGTGCCTCCATGGGCATCATTGAGCTGATCTCTGGCGATGACGAAGGCTACACCAAGTCCAAGCGCGCCAAGAAGCCAGCTGCCAAAAAGGAAAAGGCTGAAAAGCCCGCCGAGGAAGCTCCGGTTGCTGTCGAAGAAGCGCCTGCTGCTGAAGAAGCAGCCGCCGAAGGCGACGCGTCATCCGAAGAGGAAAAGAAGGACTAA
- the map gene encoding type I methionyl aminopeptidase translates to MLRKRSYRSIRPDEEVEAVRESCIIAATVLDELCKLVKPGVTTYDLDQEGKKLIAEMGAESACYNYRVGEKIYPGHTCLSVNDEVVHGIGKLSRVLNEGDNITVDVCVFHNGFVGDNARTVLVGNASDEMKLLVERTQEALKLGIAQARAGNRVGDISHAVQTFVEGFGYNVVRNFVGHGVGRTMHEDPQIPNFGRKKSGAKLYPGMTLAIEPMVVAGSFDLVEDEDQWTARTKDGKPAAHFEHTVLVTEDEPEILTIPKK, encoded by the coding sequence ATGCTCCGCAAACGCAGCTATCGATCCATCCGACCCGACGAAGAAGTCGAGGCCGTGCGTGAGTCGTGCATCATTGCGGCAACGGTGCTCGACGAGCTGTGCAAGCTGGTCAAGCCCGGCGTGACGACTTACGATCTCGATCAGGAAGGCAAGAAGCTGATTGCGGAGATGGGTGCCGAAAGCGCCTGCTATAATTACCGCGTCGGCGAAAAGATTTATCCGGGTCATACCTGCCTGTCGGTCAACGACGAGGTGGTGCATGGCATCGGCAAACTGAGCCGCGTGCTCAACGAAGGCGACAACATCACCGTCGATGTTTGCGTGTTTCACAACGGTTTCGTGGGCGACAACGCGCGCACGGTTCTCGTGGGAAATGCCAGCGACGAAATGAAGTTGCTCGTCGAGCGCACGCAAGAAGCGCTCAAGCTCGGCATCGCCCAGGCGCGGGCTGGCAATCGGGTGGGGGACATTTCCCACGCGGTCCAGACCTTCGTGGAAGGCTTTGGCTACAACGTGGTCCGCAACTTTGTCGGGCACGGTGTAGGCCGCACGATGCACGAGGACCCTCAGATCCCCAACTTCGGACGCAAGAAGTCCGGCGCCAAACTTTATCCGGGCATGACGCTCGCGATTGAGCCCATGGTGGTCGCCGGTAGCTTCGATCTGGTGGAAGATGAGGACCAATGGACCGCCCGCACCAAAGACGGCAAACCGGCGGCCCATTTTGAACACACCGTTCTGGTTACGGAGGACGAACCAGAAATTTTAACAATTCCGAAAAAATAA
- the rpsE gene encoding 30S ribosomal protein S5, translating to MSNMPNTQQGRQGGGNRHGGGNRQGGERGGKRRDRNDRNRGQQQEQEGPELIEKVVHINRCAKVVKGGRRFSFAALVVVGDGKGKVGLGYGKAKEVPEAIRKGTERARANMEEMRLKGTTIPHECRGIKDGGEVLLRPATDGTGVIAGGGVRAVLEAVGVHNVLSKNLGSNTPFAMVNATLAALRKLRSAEEISRIKAKETEIAPASPLV from the coding sequence ATGAGCAACATGCCAAACACTCAGCAAGGTCGCCAAGGCGGCGGCAATCGCCATGGCGGCGGCAATCGCCAGGGTGGCGAACGCGGCGGTAAGCGCCGTGACCGTAACGATCGCAACCGCGGTCAACAGCAAGAGCAAGAAGGTCCGGAACTGATCGAGAAGGTCGTCCACATCAACCGTTGCGCCAAGGTCGTAAAGGGTGGTCGTCGTTTCAGCTTTGCCGCACTCGTCGTCGTTGGTGACGGCAAGGGCAAGGTGGGCCTCGGCTATGGTAAGGCCAAGGAAGTGCCGGAAGCCATTCGCAAGGGCACCGAGCGCGCCCGCGCCAACATGGAAGAGATGCGCCTGAAGGGCACCACCATCCCGCACGAATGCCGTGGCATCAAGGACGGCGGCGAAGTGCTGCTTCGCCCGGCCACCGACGGTACTGGCGTTATTGCTGGTGGCGGCGTTCGCGCGGTCCTCGAAGCAGTTGGCGTCCACAACGTCCTCTCCAAGAACCTGGGCTCCAATACGCCCTTTGCCATGGTCAACGCGACCCTCGCCGCGCTGCGTAAGCTGCGTTCGGCCGAAGAAATCTCTCGCATCAAGGCCAAGGAGACGGAAATCGCTCCTGCATCGCCTCTCGTTTAA
- the rplO gene encoding 50S ribosomal protein L15, whose product MKLHNLKNVPGARSRRKRVGIGEGSGRGKTSTHGQKGQKARAGGSIRIGFESGHIPLYRRMPHRGFNNHNFRTDYAIVNLSDLERVEGDTVDRKALIQAGLIRAKSKLIKILGDGEISRALTVTADKFSGSAQSKIEAAGGKVIVTGAAEAESKESAE is encoded by the coding sequence ATGAAACTTCATAATCTTAAGAATGTCCCGGGTGCCCGCAGCCGTCGCAAACGCGTCGGTATCGGTGAAGGCTCCGGTCGTGGTAAGACTTCGACCCACGGTCAAAAGGGTCAGAAGGCCCGCGCGGGCGGCAGCATCCGTATCGGCTTTGAGTCCGGTCACATCCCGCTGTATCGCCGCATGCCGCACCGTGGTTTCAACAACCACAACTTCCGCACCGACTACGCAATCGTCAACCTCAGCGACCTCGAGCGCGTGGAAGGCGACACCGTAGATCGCAAGGCGCTGATCCAAGCCGGTCTTATCCGTGCCAAGTCCAAGCTGATCAAAATCCTCGGCGACGGCGAGATCTCCCGCGCACTGACCGTTACCGCAGACAAGTTCTCCGGTTCGGCCCAGAGCAAGATCGAAGCCGCCGGCGGCAAGGTCATCGTTACCGGCGCAGCCGAAGCGGAATCCAAGGAATCAGCCGAATAG
- the rpsM gene encoding 30S ribosomal protein S13: protein MPRLLGVDIPSGKKIEYSLQYIYGVGATRAKKLCEQTGIDPNRRAHELSEEELNKFAVQIQEDGYPVEGDLRREVIGNLKRLQAVRCYRGLRHQRGLPVRGQRTQTNARTRKGGRRTVAAKKK from the coding sequence ATGCCACGTTTACTTGGAGTCGACATCCCCAGCGGTAAGAAGATCGAATACTCGCTGCAATACATCTATGGCGTAGGAGCGACCCGCGCCAAGAAGCTCTGCGAGCAGACCGGTATCGATCCGAACCGTCGCGCCCACGAGCTCAGCGAAGAAGAGCTGAACAAGTTCGCCGTACAAATCCAGGAAGACGGCTACCCGGTCGAGGGTGACCTCCGCCGCGAAGTCATCGGCAACCTGAAGCGTTTGCAGGCAGTTCGTTGCTACCGTGGCCTCCGCCACCAGCGCGGTTTGCCGGTTCGTGGTCAGCGCACACAGACCAACGCCCGCACCCGTAAGGGCGGTCGTCGCACCGTGGCTGCCAAGAAGAAGTAA
- the rpsK gene encoding 30S ribosomal protein S11 — protein sequence MSEEEQKKAAEAVAATKEVKDEETPVATAEGDAPAAEGEDEKKSGQPSAKDLLTEDLGIGKIRKAKGSKNIHSGVVHILATFNNTKVTFTDTNGNVISWSSAGKMNFRGSRKSTAYAAQVVTQDAGKVALSHGMKEVSVKVKGPGMGRDSAIRALQSLGLIVTGITDSTPVPHNGCRPPKRRRV from the coding sequence ATGAGCGAAGAAGAACAAAAGAAAGCGGCAGAAGCCGTCGCCGCGACCAAGGAGGTCAAGGACGAAGAAACCCCGGTAGCCACTGCCGAGGGCGATGCCCCCGCCGCTGAAGGCGAGGACGAAAAGAAGTCCGGCCAACCCTCTGCCAAGGACCTGCTGACCGAAGACCTCGGCATTGGCAAGATCCGTAAGGCTAAGGGTAGCAAGAACATCCACTCCGGCGTTGTTCACATCCTGGCGACTTTCAACAACACCAAGGTTACCTTCACGGACACCAACGGCAACGTCATCTCCTGGTCCAGTGCCGGTAAGATGAACTTCCGCGGTTCCCGTAAGTCCACCGCCTACGCCGCTCAAGTGGTGACTCAGGACGCTGGCAAGGTAGCCCTGTCCCACGGCATGAAGGAAGTTTCCGTCAAGGTCAAGGGCCCGGGCATGGGTCGTGACTCCGCTATCCGCGCGCTGCAAAGCCTCGGCCTGATCGTTACCGGTATCACCGACTCGACTCCGGTCCCGCACAATGGCTGCCGCCCGCCAAAGCGTCGCCGCGTTTAA
- the guaA gene encoding glutamine-hydrolyzing GMP synthase — MSQQTLAVLDFGSQYTQVIARRIRECNVYSRIYPYSVTAAELKKDGVSGIILSGGPSSVLAKGAPLPDKKLFDLGVPVLGICYGVQLMGKLLGGEVARSDRREYGRGAMTVKKKGKLLKGLPKTLKVWNSHGDKLTKIPDGFEVIAYTENSENSVIADEKRNFYGIQFHPEVHHSERGVEILKNFLHGICKFKGDWKMANYIEMATEEIRKQVGDKRVILGLSGGVDSSVAAALIHRAIGDQLTCVFVDNGLLRKNEREKVEDLFKGHFHIDLRTVKAGNLFLKALKGVTDPEKKRKIIGKVFIDVFDDAVKKIGDVDFLAQGTLYPDVIESVAIDGNPAALIKSHHNVGGLPKRMKLKLLEPLRELFKDEVRKLGEELGLPKEMIWRHPFPGPGLGVRVMGEIKKKYLTILKESDAIFLEEMKRTGYYDKVWQAFCVFLPVQTVGVMGDERTYDYVVALRVVESQDAMTADWAHIPHDVLGLISNRIINEVEGVNRVVLDISSKPPSTIEWE; from the coding sequence ATGTCACAGCAGACACTCGCCGTTCTCGATTTTGGTTCCCAATACACGCAGGTCATTGCCCGCCGCATTCGCGAGTGTAATGTGTACTCGCGTATCTATCCGTATTCCGTCACTGCGGCGGAGCTGAAGAAAGACGGCGTTAGCGGCATCATCCTCTCCGGTGGCCCCAGCAGTGTGCTGGCCAAGGGTGCGCCTTTGCCCGATAAGAAGCTGTTCGACCTGGGTGTGCCGGTGCTCGGCATTTGCTACGGCGTCCAGTTGATGGGGAAGCTGCTCGGCGGCGAAGTCGCCCGCAGTGATCGTCGCGAGTATGGTCGCGGTGCCATGACGGTTAAGAAGAAGGGCAAGCTGCTCAAAGGCCTGCCCAAGACGCTCAAGGTCTGGAATTCCCACGGTGACAAACTGACCAAGATTCCGGATGGATTCGAGGTCATTGCCTACACCGAGAACAGCGAAAACTCCGTGATTGCCGACGAGAAGCGCAATTTCTACGGCATTCAGTTCCACCCGGAAGTACACCACAGTGAACGCGGCGTGGAGATCCTGAAGAACTTCCTGCACGGCATTTGCAAGTTCAAGGGTGATTGGAAAATGGCCAACTACATCGAGATGGCCACCGAGGAAATTCGCAAGCAAGTCGGCGACAAGCGTGTGATCCTTGGCCTGTCCGGCGGCGTGGATTCATCCGTGGCTGCGGCATTGATTCACCGCGCGATTGGCGACCAGCTGACCTGTGTTTTCGTGGACAACGGCCTCCTGCGCAAGAATGAGCGCGAGAAGGTCGAAGACCTGTTCAAGGGCCACTTCCATATCGACTTGCGCACAGTCAAGGCGGGCAATCTTTTCCTCAAGGCGCTCAAGGGCGTCACCGATCCTGAGAAGAAGCGTAAGATTATCGGCAAGGTCTTCATCGATGTCTTTGATGACGCCGTGAAAAAGATCGGCGACGTCGACTTCCTCGCTCAGGGCACGCTTTACCCGGACGTCATTGAATCCGTTGCGATCGATGGCAATCCGGCCGCGCTGATCAAGAGTCACCACAATGTGGGCGGCTTGCCCAAGCGCATGAAGCTCAAGCTGCTCGAACCGCTGCGCGAGCTGTTTAAGGACGAGGTCCGCAAGCTTGGCGAAGAGCTTGGCTTGCCGAAGGAAATGATCTGGCGCCATCCGTTCCCCGGTCCCGGCCTGGGCGTGCGTGTGATGGGCGAGATCAAGAAAAAGTATCTCACGATCCTCAAGGAGTCTGACGCCATCTTCCTCGAAGAGATGAAGCGCACCGGTTACTACGACAAGGTGTGGCAGGCGTTCTGCGTCTTCCTGCCGGTGCAAACGGTCGGTGTGATGGGTGACGAGCGCACCTACGACTACGTCGTTGCGCTGCGCGTGGTGGAATCCCAGGACGCGATGACCGCTGACTGGGCGCACATCCCGCATGACGTGCTCGGCCTGATCTCCAACCGCATTATTAATGAGGTGGAGGGCGTGAACCGCGTCGTGCTGGACATCAGCTCCAAGCCGCCCAGCACGATCGAGTGGGAATAA